GTCACTCGCATTCGCTAATCGGTTTCGTCCGTTCGACGCGCCCGGCAGTCGGCCGCCCCACCACGTCCCCCGATCGATCTGCCGTCCACTGTGCGTGGAATTACGCCCAGCCACCGCACAGTTCCGGCATCACGTAATGCCGGTACGACCGTTATACTAAACGGCCAGCGTCGAGTCCGGAACGGCCGGTCGTGATCAGTCCGTGGCCGCGAGTCGGTCTGTCTCGGCCCGTTCGAACCGGTACGCCGCCGCGGTTGGACGAGGACGAACAGCTGCAACGGGCCCCACGATCCGATATTTCCAGAGATGAAAGAGACAGATGCATATACTATCATGAATCATAACGGAGTAGATATAGATTCGCTACCGACACGAATCAGGGCTCTGGCAGTCGGGCGCCGGGCCGGCGAGACCGAAACCGGCCACGACGAGCCCAGCTTGTTCCTATGTGTCCTTTATCAGGGCGATTCTTCGCTCTCACGGATAGAGATACTGTCTCCCTTTTTTCTATAATTATATCTTATATAAATATTTTATTTATATGAATTATTAAATAATTAGATAGAGTATACAACTGACCAAGAATGTTTCCCTGCGACTAGTTATCGCGCTGTCTCCGTTCTGTAGCCGCACAGAGATCGGACCGTCGACGCGTATGTGACAATATCAATTATATCACAGTAAAAGTATACGTCTGCCGTTCGAGTGTGAATCTCCGGCAGGACCGGCGACACAGGTACCGCCCCGCGTTCTCCCGCGACGCCGGTCGCTGCCGCGCCGTTCGGGCCGAAGAGCTAAGACCGGGGCAGGGCAAATCGCTTCTATGCGAGCGATAGCAAAGACGGCTCGAGAGGCGGGTGCACTCGAGGTCGTCGAGCGCCCGATGCCCGAGCCCGGCGCGGAGGAGGTACTGGTCGAGGTCGACTACGCGGGCCTGTGCGGCAGCGACGGCGGGATCTACGAGTTCGAGAGCGCGTTCGAGCGGATGGACCTGCCGACCGTCATCGGTCACGAGTACACCGGCCGCGTCGTCGAGGCCGGCGCGGACGTCACCGGCTTCGCCGTCGGTGACAGAGTCGTCGAGCGGCCGATCCGGCCGTGCGGGGAGTGCTACCAGTGCCGGATCGGCGAGGAGAACGTCTGCCAGAACGCCGTGATCACCGGCGTCGACCACGACGGGGCCTTCGCAGGGTACATCGCCGCGCCGGCGCGGTACTTCCACCCCGTTCCCGACGACGTCGACCCGCGCCACGCCGCGACGACCGAGCCGATCAGCATCGGCGCTCGCGCGGTCGTCGAGAACTCGCGGGTCGGCGCCGGCGACCGCGTCCTCGTCGAAGGACCGGGCCCGATCGGGCTGTTCACCGCCCAGATCGCCGACGCGCAGGGCGGCGAGGTGGTCGTCTCCGGCGTCGGCCCGGACGCCGACTACCGCCTGCCGCTGGCCGAGGAACTGGGCTTCGAGACGCTGAACGTCGCCGCCGACGACCGCGAGGCCGTCCGCGAGGAACTGACCGACGGCATCGGCTACGACGTGGTCTTCGACACCACCGGACACCCCTCCGGGCTCACCACGGCCGTCGACGAAGTCCGGAAAGGCGGCCAGATCGTCCTCGTCGGCCAGACCGGCGAGACGACCATGGAGTACTCGCCGCTGGTCCGCGCCGAAATCGACCTCCAGTGCTCCTACGCCTCGACCTACGAGGACTTC
This genomic interval from Halomicrobium urmianum contains the following:
- a CDS encoding zinc-dependent alcohol dehydrogenase; this translates as MRAIAKTAREAGALEVVERPMPEPGAEEVLVEVDYAGLCGSDGGIYEFESAFERMDLPTVIGHEYTGRVVEAGADVTGFAVGDRVVERPIRPCGECYQCRIGEENVCQNAVITGVDHDGAFAGYIAAPARYFHPVPDDVDPRHAATTEPISIGARAVVENSRVGAGDRVLVEGPGPIGLFTAQIADAQGGEVVVSGVGPDADYRLPLAEELGFETLNVAADDREAVREELTDGIGYDVVFDTTGHPSGLTTAVDEVRKGGQIVLVGQTGETTMEYSPLVRAEIDLQCSYASTYEDFERSLRMLQSGEVDPEPMLDERFSLEEADEAFETFLAGDTCKVLFDPAEFRD